A portion of the Bombina bombina isolate aBomBom1 chromosome 11, aBomBom1.pri, whole genome shotgun sequence genome contains these proteins:
- the LOC128642153 gene encoding taste receptor type 2 member 40-like — MLSDLQIFSLVILGILGLTGSIMNSSIAAVYFRDFRKRIVLRACDKVLVTMSVTNVALQCLLMSDGILSCLKLQKLLLKKPYLLHIFIFYLLISINLWNTAWLSFCYCVRLVTFSNQLFNQLKIKLSSLIPMLLVGSVVVSVAVNTPYFFTIAFQSPQNVSDDFTNTMYYNSLPYNLSIGCIGPFFLTLICIGFSVTVLLRHIWKINVFGTQCDRGKKLVKAAQTMVLLMFINSTFYIINTVYAILKAWDSWQETVYLLNCSYPLAQAIIIILGNPKLLATWRRERQQTQ; from the coding sequence ATGCTGTCTGATTTGCAAATATTCAGTCTGGTTATATTGGGAATCCTCGGCTTAACTGGGAGCATCATGAACTCATCGATTGCAGCTGTTTATTTCAGAGACTTTAGGAAGAGAATTGTCCTGAGAGCATGTGATAAAGTCCTTGTCACTATGAGTGTCACCAACGTCGCCCTCCAGTGCTTGTTAATGAGTGATGGGATTTTAAGTTGTCTGAAATTACAGAAATTACTTCTCAAAAAGCCTTACTTgcttcacatttttattttctacCTACTGATCTCTATAAACTTGTGGAATACAGCTTGGCTCAGTTTTTGTTACTGCGTCAGACTTGTAACCTTCTCAAACCAACTCTTCAATCAACTGAAAATAAAACTCTCCTCTCTTATTCCTATGCTTTTGGTGGGATCAGTAGTGGTATCAGTAGCTGTTAATACTCCATATTTTTTTACTATAGCTTTTCAAAGTCCTCAAAATGTGTCAGATGATTTCACAAATACCATGTATTACAATAGCCTGCCATATAACTTATCTATAGGCTGTATTGGACCCTTTTTTCTCACTTTAATCTGTATAGGATTCAGTGTCACTGTCCTCTTGAGACATATATGGAAAATAAATGTATTTGGAACCCAGTGTGATCGGGGTAAAAAGCTTGTAAAAGCCGCGCAGACAATGGTCCTTCTTATGTTCATTAATAGCACCTTCTACATTATAAATACTGTCTATGCAATACTAAAGGCCTGGGACAGCTGGCAAGAGACAGTTTATTTACTAAACTGTTCATATCCATTAGCACAAGCCATTATCATAATACTGGGAAATCCCAAGTTACTGGCCACCTGGAGAAGAGAAAGACAGCAAACTCAGTAG